The region GATGGCGGAGCGCTGGTTGTTCAGCACGGCCAGTTTCTCGGACTTGGAACCATGCGCCACCACGCCCAGGAAAGGTATGTTGGTGAGGTTGCTCAGATCGTTCTTGCCCTGTATGGTGTTGTCTACGTTAGACAGCAGCACAATTACGCTGGCAGGGATGGCCATGCCGATGATCAGCGCCAGCAGGTAGATCATCTTCGGCTTCACGTTAACCGGCGTGGTGCCCACCATGGAGGCCTTATCCACTATCTTTTTATCGGTGGCGTTGGTGGCCAGGGCAATAGCCGCCTCAGCACGCTTCTCCAGCAAAAAGTCATACTTCTTGTCGATAAACTCAGACTGGCTCTGCAGGTCCATCAGCCTGCGCTCGTTCTCCGGCAAAGAGGCAAGCGTGGCTTCAATCTTATTAATACGCTCGGTCACGTTGGCAATAGAGATGTTAGCCGACTCCACCAGGTTCTGCAGGTTCGCCTCGATGGCGCCGCGTGTGTTGGCAATCTCGCCCTCGATCTTGCGCAGCATCGGGTTTTCTTCTGTAGCCGTGGTTCTATAGCCAGCCTTCTTCTGGTTCAGCTCAGCCAGTTGCAGGAACAGGTTGTTGAGGATCGGGCTCTGGATGCCACCTACGGTAGGCGACACCGACTGCGCGATACCATTCCCGTTTCTGATCTGGTCCAGGATGTTCTCATAGTATGTCTTGTCGGTGTTCAGGCGCGCCCGTTCGGCCTCCAGCTGCGAGAGCTTTTCGTAGTTGAGGTTAGACTGCACGTTGATGTTGGCAATGCGGTTATTGGAGCGAAACGAAGAGAGTGCGTTCTTGCTCTGGCGCAGCGAGTCCGAAAGGGTCGCCAGTTGGCTGTCGATGAACTCCAGCGTCTTCATGCCGTTCTCGTTCTTATCCTTCAGGTCGTTGGCCACGTACTCGGCCATCAGCGTGTTCAGGAAGGCCACCTGCTTATCCGGAATGCTGCCCTTGCTGCCTAGCACCAGCACGCGCGCCTCACGGTCAATCGGGGCAATGCCCAAGGAAGCCTGCTGCTGCTTTACGAGGCTTTCCAGGCTGTTGATCACGAAGTAATACTTCTTGGCAGGGGGCAGGTTCTCCATGTCGCTGCGCTCCAGCGTCAGGCTCAGGTTCTCATCCTTGTAGGGTTCGCCGAACTTAAGCGTCTTCTTAAAGCTGAGCTGCGGGATAGAGCCCACGATGGCGTTGGTACGGAAGTCGTAGCGCGGGGCGTTCTCGGCGTTAATCTCCAGCTCGTAGGTGTTCTGGTCCAGCAAGCGCACCGTAATCGGGACATCCACCACCTGAATGGAGCTTGTGTCCAGGTCTACCTCGTATGGGGCTGTTTTGTACTCTTCCTCCACCACCAGGTCGCTTATCTTATTGAGCCAGTGATCGGTTACACGGTAGTAGGCGACGGTAAAGTCCAGTTTTTGCAGGGCCTGCTTTATCATCTCGGCAGATGACAAAAGGCCGATCTCGTCCTCCACCTTGATGCCCCTGCTTTGCACATCCAGCACCTCGAGCAGTTCCTGCGCCTTTTTAGAGCCGGTCTGCTGGTCGCCGAGCAGCAGCGTGGATTTAAACTCGAAAACGCGCGGGGAGCTTTTTACATACACGTACCCCGCAGCCAGGGCGATCACAGCACTCAAGGCAAACCAATACCAGTTAGACCGGAACTTGAACAACCAGCTCTTAATGTCTATTTCGTGCTCCTGTTTATTTCTTCTCATCGTTATTTAAACAAATTGTACAATAATGCCCCGGTGGAAATTACCCCTAACACAGCGTTCCATACGATTAGGTTATCGCGCTTTAATTGTGTATTTCGGGGCTCGACATAGATCATGTCGTTGGGCATCAGGTAATAGTATTGGGATTGTACGAGGTTCGGGTCTTTGAGGTCTAACAATACCACTTCAGAGGATCCATCCTTTTTCTGTCTGATGAGCTTGACGTTTTCGCGGTCAGCGCCCAAGGTTAGGTCGCCGGCCATGCTCAGGCCCTCCAGCAGGTTGGCGCGCTCGTTGTAGATGTAGAAGTACCCCGGGTTACGGACCTCGCCCAATACGCTCACCTTAAAGCTGATAAGCTTCACTACTACCGTAGCATCTGTGATGTAGCGGTCCAGGTTTTTCTGGATCATCTCCTGCGTTTGCAAGGTGGTAAGGCCCTCTACTTTCAGCTTGCCTACGGTGGGCAGGTTTATGAAGCCTTCCGTGTCGATGGCGTAGCCGCTCAGGTAAAGGCTGGCCGGCTCCGACATACCCATGCCATTTACGGGGTTGGTGATGTTGAACAGGTTGGACATGTCCGGATCCACGCTCAGCACCTTTATAGACAGGACATCGTTTGTCTGCAGCTGATAGGCCGCATACTTTGTTTGGAAATCAGTGGGGACGTTCTCTTTAAGATTGGAATTCTGGATGTATACGAGTTCTTTTTTCGTCATGCAGGAACTGACACCTAGCACAAGCAGGAGAAGGTATACTATATTTCTCATAATAAAGGGTTAAGGGTGATCTTACAGGGCTGCAGCTTGATCCTGCATCTGTAAGCGTTGCATTTGTGTGTTAAAGTATAAGCTTAGGCGTACCGGAATTCCGGTTCAGGCATATATACTTCTGCTTGCATAAAAGGATACCTAATCGCCCCAAAATTTTGGATATTTGTCAGAAAGCTTGCTTTAAGTGCAGGCGGGGGTTGGCATAGTGCAAGAGGGGCTTGGAGCTTAAAGTGTGCAGGGGGAAGGAGAGGGGCAAAAAGAAAAACCATTTCCGGAGCTGCCTCGGCAAGGCCCCGGAAATGGTTTTTAACTGAAAGGGTGCACTCTAGAAATTACGTGCTGCTGCTACTCAATCCACCTGGTGCGGCGTTGCTTGGTAGGCTTTCTATTCTGCTGTTGCTGCTGCTGTACCCTGAACTTGTCTTTGGTGTTGCGCACCAGTTGCTGGGCGTACCCCTCGCCGTGCTCCAGAATGCTGCCCTTCAATCTCCATCCCTGTGGCAGGAAACTCGCCACCTCCGATGCCAGGCCCTCCAGGTCTGGCGCGATGATAATGTTGTACTCCATGTGTTTAGTTTGGCTAAAAGTGAGGGTCCAATGTAGAAAAAATAAACACAGGACGCACGGCGCGGCTACGAAATTACTTTCAATTAGGTTACATTCTTCTGATAATAAATATTCGGCTTGAAATTGTATTGTTTTAGGCGGGTAAGGCTGCTGGTTTTATAGTTATAATCCTATTTATTAATTATAATTACCCGCAGCTGCAGTTGTACGAACCAGGTAGGCTCCACATCATGAAGTACAGCCTAAAAGTATATAAGGAGCAGGAAACCAGGGCTAGAATCTGATGAGAAAGGTGGTGTGGCGGCTGTTGTCTGAGTGGAGGGAAAAGGAGAAACCGTGGTTCACCAGGATGTCGCGCACCATAGTAAGGCCAATGCCCTGGCCGCTGGCCTTGGTTGTGTAAAACGGGGTAAACAGGTGAGCCCGCACCTCCTCCGAAATGCCGCCGCCGGAGTCGGTTATACTTAGCTGCGGCGGGTCAGCACTGGTCTTTATACTGATCTCTCCGTCTGCATCAATGGCCTCCATGGCGTTTTTGAGGATATTGAGCAGCACCTGCTCCAGCTGTTGCGCATCCAGCGGTACCACCAGCGGACGGGGCGCCAACTGCCACTGCAACTGTATGTGGCGCCGCTGCAGTTCAGGTTGCAGCAGGCGGTGCAGGCTGTGCAGCAACGCATGTACGTCTGTTGGTACTTTTTTAGGCTGCGGCAGGCGCACTACCTCGGCAAAGTTCGCCATAAAGCGACTCAGGTTGGTGTTTCGCTCGGTGGCTACCTGCAGCACATGGGCAAAGTCCTCCTGGTCCTCGCGCCGCAGCTGCGACGTATAAAACCCCAGCGAGTCCAGTATGGAGTTGATCGCTCCAGTGGTGTTGTTCACCTCATGCGACATCACCCGGATCACCTTCTCGTAGGCTTGGCGCTCGTTCTGAAGGATGGCCTTAGTCAGCTCCTCGATCAGGATGAAGTAATGCTGAAAACCGCGGTCCAGGAAGTGAGCGCGGTGGCAGCGGTAGGTCCAGATGCCGCTGATGCGGAACGTGGTGGACTGGCCGGTGGGCAGGTCCTTCAGTTCTTTGGCCCATGCCTCCGGCAGCTGGCTGACGTGCTTGCCGGTGAGCGTGGCGGCCGGTTGCCCCAGAAAACGCTCTGCTGCGGGGTTTATACTTTCCACTTGGTTATCGAACCCCAGCAGTATGATGCCGGCAGGGGAGGCCTGGATGAGTTTGTCGAGCAAAAAGTGCTTCTCGGCCTGCGCCACGCGCTCTTGCCGCAGCTGGTCTATCATGCGGTTGTACACGTTCACCAGCTCGTCCAGGTCCTTTTGGCCCACCGCCATAAACTTGGTGGAGAAGTCCTTGTCGCGGATGGATTCTATGCCCGAGCGGATCAGCTGCAGGGGTTTGAAGAATGAGCGGTAAAGCTGAAAGGTGATATAGGCGGAAGCAAGTATGAGAAGCTCAATGCCCAGGAACAGGAACTTGTTCTGTTGCAGCAGGAACCAGGCCAATGCCAGCAGCAGGCCATGTATAAACACGGCGAAAAGTATAAACTTAGTCCGCAGCGTCATACGGGATGTTGAACTTGTCGAGGCGGCGGTACAGGGCGGCGCGGCTCAGGCCCAGGGCGCGGGCCACCTTGCTAATGTTGTTGTGGTAGAAGTCCATCGACTTGCGAATCATGGAAGCCTCCATCTCCTCCAGCGTCATGGTGCCCACGGCGGGCAGGTTTTTGTCGCCGGGCTTGGCAGGGCTCTGCTGCGCCTGCGCCTGAAAGTCCTCGGCCTGCAGCACATCCCGCTCCGCCACCAGTACCGTGCGCTCCACCAGGTTCTTCAGCTCCCGGATGTTGCCGGGCAGGGGCAACTCCTTGAGCCACTCCAGCGCCCGCTGGCTCACCTCCAGTTGCGGGTGGTTATAGGTCTTTTTGAGATTGCTAACAAAGTACTGCACCAGCAGCGGCACATCACCCTCGCGCTCGCGCAGGGCCGGCAGCTTTACCTTTATCAGGTTAATTCTATAGTATAAATCCTCCCGGAACCTTCCTTCCTCCACCAGTTTTGCCAGATCACGGTTGGTGGCGCACACCACCCGGATGTCGAGTTTGCGGGAGCGGCTGTCGCCAAGTACCTCATAGGTGCGATCCTGCAGCACGCGCAGCAGTTTTACCTGGCTGCCCAGGTCTAGCTCGCCAATCTCATCCAGAAAAATGGTACCCTTGTTGGCCATCTCGAAACGGCCCGTGCGGTCTGACTTGGCATCGGTGAAGGCGCCGCGCTTGTGGCCGAACATCTCGCTCTCGAAGAGGGTGGAGGAAATGCCGCCCAAGTTCACTTTCACAAAAGGCTGGCTTTTGCGCAGGCTGTTGCGGTGGATGGCCTCGGCGATGAGTTCCTTGCCGGTGCCGCTTTCGCCCTCAATCAGCACTGAGGCATCGGTCGGGGCAATCTGCCCGATCTTTTTAAGAATCTGTAGCAGCTGCGGGTCTTGCCCGATGATGTTGCTGAAGTCGTACTGCTGGTCAAGCTTCTGGCGAGTAAGGGCTCCTCCCACGTCTGCCGCCTGCTGCGACAAGCTCAGTGCCGTACGCACCGCCTGCACCAGGTAGTCGTTGCTCCAGGGCTTGGTGATAAAGTCGGCCGCGCCCAGCCGCATGCCCTCTACGGCCAGATTAATGGACCCCCAGCCGGTGATGAGTATAACAGGCAATTTCGGGTACAGCCTTTTGAACTTGCTCAGCAGGTCCAGGCCGTCGTGGCCTGTGGTGTTGATAGAGAAATTCATGTCCATGATCGCCAGGTCGAATGGATGCAGCTCCGCCAGCTGCAGCGCCTCCTTCGGGTTGGCAGCCTCGTTGGTCTTGTACCCGTTCTGCTTGAGCAGCAGGCTCAAGGAAGCGCGTACGGCTACGTCATCGTCGATTATCAGGATCATGGTTTGCGTTTGAAGTATAAAGATAAGGGTTTGAGGTATAAATAGGTAGTGTGTAAAGGGTTGTTGGTTTTGTTGGTTATACTTTTCTTTCTTGTTCTTTGCTGTGGTTTCTCAGGGCCTCATACATCATGCTTTTATACTTGGGCTATACTTTTATACTTCTCTTTTCTGGCTCAAGTCTTCAGACTTGTGTCCTACAATGGTATCGAGTCTGTGCCTCGACTGGCTTGAAAAGCCTTACTTTATACTTTAGCTGTGCTTTTATACTTGAGC is a window of Pontibacter kalidii DNA encoding:
- a CDS encoding GumC family protein, with product MRRNKQEHEIDIKSWLFKFRSNWYWFALSAVIALAAGYVYVKSSPRVFEFKSTLLLGDQQTGSKKAQELLEVLDVQSRGIKVEDEIGLLSSAEMIKQALQKLDFTVAYYRVTDHWLNKISDLVVEEEYKTAPYEVDLDTSSIQVVDVPITVRLLDQNTYELEINAENAPRYDFRTNAIVGSIPQLSFKKTLKFGEPYKDENLSLTLERSDMENLPPAKKYYFVINSLESLVKQQQASLGIAPIDREARVLVLGSKGSIPDKQVAFLNTLMAEYVANDLKDKNENGMKTLEFIDSQLATLSDSLRQSKNALSSFRSNNRIANINVQSNLNYEKLSQLEAERARLNTDKTYYENILDQIRNGNGIAQSVSPTVGGIQSPILNNLFLQLAELNQKKAGYRTTATEENPMLRKIEGEIANTRGAIEANLQNLVESANISIANVTERINKIEATLASLPENERRLMDLQSQSEFIDKKYDFLLEKRAEAAIALATNATDKKIVDKASMVGTTPVNVKPKMIYLLALIIGMAIPASVIVLLSNVDNTIQGKNDLSNLTNIPFLGVVAHGSKSEKLAVLNNQRSAIAESFRSIRINLQYLMADQEFKVIGLTSSISGEGKTFCSVNLSSEIAMSGKRVVLIESDMRKPTFSKYFPVAESVGLSSYLTQGLPLEEVLQKTYIDNLDIIPCGPIPDNALHLLEAPRMQQLVNQLKEQYDYIVIDTPPVGYVSEYFVLMRHMDVNLYVVKHKYTNKDMLAEINELYNAKRIKNIYMIMNDLNYNKTYEYGYKKNAKYYYA
- a CDS encoding polysaccharide biosynthesis/export family protein, which codes for MRNIVYLLLLVLGVSSCMTKKELVYIQNSNLKENVPTDFQTKYAAYQLQTNDVLSIKVLSVDPDMSNLFNITNPVNGMGMSEPASLYLSGYAIDTEGFINLPTVGKLKVEGLTTLQTQEMIQKNLDRYITDATVVVKLISFKVSVLGEVRNPGYFYIYNERANLLEGLSMAGDLTLGADRENVKLIRQKKDGSSEVVLLDLKDPNLVQSQYYYLMPNDMIYVEPRNTQLKRDNLIVWNAVLGVISTGALLYNLFK
- a CDS encoding sigma-54-dependent transcriptional regulator, whose product is MILIIDDDVAVRASLSLLLKQNGYKTNEAANPKEALQLAELHPFDLAIMDMNFSINTTGHDGLDLLSKFKRLYPKLPVILITGWGSINLAVEGMRLGAADFITKPWSNDYLVQAVRTALSLSQQAADVGGALTRQKLDQQYDFSNIIGQDPQLLQILKKIGQIAPTDASVLIEGESGTGKELIAEAIHRNSLRKSQPFVKVNLGGISSTLFESEMFGHKRGAFTDAKSDRTGRFEMANKGTIFLDEIGELDLGSQVKLLRVLQDRTYEVLGDSRSRKLDIRVVCATNRDLAKLVEEGRFREDLYYRINLIKVKLPALREREGDVPLLVQYFVSNLKKTYNHPQLEVSQRALEWLKELPLPGNIRELKNLVERTVLVAERDVLQAEDFQAQAQQSPAKPGDKNLPAVGTMTLEEMEASMIRKSMDFYHNNISKVARALGLSRAALYRRLDKFNIPYDAAD
- a CDS encoding sensor histidine kinase: MTLRTKFILFAVFIHGLLLALAWFLLQQNKFLFLGIELLILASAYITFQLYRSFFKPLQLIRSGIESIRDKDFSTKFMAVGQKDLDELVNVYNRMIDQLRQERVAQAEKHFLLDKLIQASPAGIILLGFDNQVESINPAAERFLGQPAATLTGKHVSQLPEAWAKELKDLPTGQSTTFRISGIWTYRCHRAHFLDRGFQHYFILIEELTKAILQNERQAYEKVIRVMSHEVNNTTGAINSILDSLGFYTSQLRREDQEDFAHVLQVATERNTNLSRFMANFAEVVRLPQPKKVPTDVHALLHSLHRLLQPELQRRHIQLQWQLAPRPLVVPLDAQQLEQVLLNILKNAMEAIDADGEISIKTSADPPQLSITDSGGGISEEVRAHLFTPFYTTKASGQGIGLTMVRDILVNHGFSFSLHSDNSRHTTFLIRF